A region of the Fischerella sp. PCC 9605 genome:
GTGCAGAATGAACCTTTTTCGGTTCATGCTCAGGAATTTCTGCTTGGGGAGATTGGTCTGTGATTGGTGAAGACAGCACTCTCACAGGTTGGCCTTTAATCGCCACATAAGTTTTGCGATCGCTGTAGTAGTTGTTTGGCATTACCGGGATATGGCACTCATAAAATGAGGTAAAACCAACACTAGCAATTAAATTGCAGAGGGAAGGCTCGGTCATCCAAAAACTACTGACATTATTGATTGAAGCCCATAAATCTCGTTTCTTATCCTCCTCAGTTGCACCTTCGGCATGTTCGCAATAATCTAAGCCCCAGTAGGTTTTACCTTCAAATTCAACACTCTTGTCATCTCTGATACTGATAAAAGTATCAAACAGAACCAATCTGTCACAAACTTTGTAGATGTTCTTAACAAACTCAAACACATCAGGCGGTTGGAGATGGTAGAGGATTCCCGAGCAAATTACCACGTCAAACGAACCGTATTTCTCTTTGCTCAGATTGCGTACGTCATCTTGATGAAAATGAAGATTATTGAGATTGAGGTGATGTTTGACAAACCGAGCTTTTTCAAGGTTTGCTTCACGGATTTCGATACCTACTACCTCAGCACCGTGCTGGGCAAACTCAATACCATAATGACCTTCGAGGCAGGCAAGATCGAGTACGCGCAGCTGATCCAGCGATTTGCCAACTAAGTCTGAGGTGATCTGAACTAGACGGCGAAGCCGATAATCAACTTGAGGAGGCATCAAGGTGTATTTATCGTTACCAAGGTAAATGGACATAGCAGTCCATTCACCATAGCGCTCCACAACCCGATCTATTGAAACTGATTCATTTAAGTTGGATTCAGACATTTGCACCCTCTTTCAAGGTTTTTATGGGGCATTCTCGACAATATAGAGTTGAAGCTTTGATTTTTACAAGTTTTTTCTTTTGTCAACCAATATTTTAACAGTAGTGTATAAACTGTATAAATGATGTTTTTTGCTGTATTGACATGTGCGGGCAAAAAATCTGCAATTTTTTACCCGTACCGCACCCACGTATAGCGATCGCAATAGTTTTTGTTTGCATCAGTGCGTGTATGGCGTAGCGATCGCTGTCCTGAGAAATACTTTGATTGCAAGATTGCACAATTAATATTGCTTAGCGATCGCTGCCAAAATATCGTGGTAATCAGTACGATGCACAATCCATCAACCTCCAGGTAAATCCTGGCTATCTAAGAAGTAAAAAGTAAAAAGTAAAAAGTAAAAAGTAAAAAGATAATCCCCATAAATAAATTTAGGGGAAATAATCACGGACGTATTATTTCTCGCGCTATGCGTCTCGATTGGGAATGTTTTCCCGATCGTTCCATAAATAAATTTAGGGGCTTGTGACCATTGTTCTTTTTCTTTATGAGTGCCTTTTTACTTTTTAATGAGTGCCTTGTTCGGTCACGCGATCGCCAATTGTTAAAGATTCTTGCTGTGAAACCTTCCCTGCGGCTTTAATCAAATCAGCTGCCTTTTCGCCAATCATGATTGTGGGTGCATTCGTATTTACCGTAGTGATGGTTGGCATAATTGATGCATCTACGACTCGCAACCCATCAACACCATATACCCTCAGTTGGGAATCTACAATCGCCATTTCGTCAGTACCCATCTTACAAGTGCCCACAGGGTGATAACACGTATCGCAGGTTTGCCGAATGTAAGCTTGGATTGCTTCGTCACCAGTTACATCAGCACCGGGGGCAACTTCCTCACCCAGGAATTCATCAAACACCCTTGAATAAGCTAGCTGGCGAGAAATTTTCACCCCTTCCACCAGCACTTGCATGTCAGACTGACTCTGGAGATAATTCATCCGGATCGTCGGCGGATCGTTGGGCGAAGCAGAACGCAGGCTGACACTGCCGCGACTTTGGGGTTTGGTTTGAGTTGCTACAAAAGTAAATCCAGGGCCAGAGCGATCGTATTCTGGCTGCACCCACAACGTCGGACCAAAGTGAAACTGCATATCTGGTACGACGTCTAAATTATTTGCGGTATGCAAAAATAATCCTGCTTCTGCGAGGTTGCTAGTAAGTGCAGGTTGCACATCAATAGTGGCTTGATAACCCACGTGAGCGATCGCGTGATCTTGGAGATTTTGACCGACACCAGGCAAATTAACAACTACAGGAATTCCAAATGCACGCAGATGTTCCGCCGGACCAATCCCGGAGAGCATCAGCAGTTTGGGTGAATCGATTGCTCCTGCACTGAGAATGACTTCCTGATTCACTCTGACTTGGTGGATTGTGCCGTTGTGCATGTACTCTATCCCAACTGCACGTGTTCTTTCAAACAGTAAACGAGTCACCAATGCTCCTGTTTGAGTCGTTAAATTAGGACGGTTCAGAATCGGATGCAGGAACGCAACTGCCGTACTTTGCCGCTTGCCGTCTTTCACGGTCACTTGGTAAAGTCCCGCGCCCTCCTGCTGTGCGCCATTGAAGTCAGGGTTGCGCTCATAGCCTATTGCTACGGCTGCTTCTACAAAGCATTGTGATACCACGCTGGGAGCCAGTGGATCGGTGACACTCAACAGTCCGCCAACACCGTGAAATTCTGATGTGCCACGCTGCTGGTTCTGAGATTTTTTGAAGTATGGCAGGACATCTTGATAACTCCAACCCGGATTGCCTAACTCCTGCCAGCGATCGTAATCGTGATGGTTGCCTCAGATATAGACCATTGCGTTGATCGAACTGCAACCGCCCAAGACTTTGCCGCGCGGACAACAGATTTTGCGGTTATTGAGGTGCGGTTCTGGTTCCGTAAAGTATGCCCAGTCCACTTCGCTGTCCTTTAGGTTCGGGAAACTCAAGGGCATGTGAATCTCTAGTTTAGTATCTGGGCCACCAGCTTCGAGCAACAACACTGTTGTTTTACCATCTTCAGTAAGACGGTTTGCTAACACACAGCCTGCCGAACCTGCACCAATGACAACATAATCGTATTGAGTCATGAGATTCTCCTTGTGTACTTCTAGTATCTGTAGTTGATTAACCTGAGTCAGGAATGAACGGGAATTTATTGGTTTAACGAGCGATCGCTATATACTCCACACGGGCATAAACTGCGCTTTTAACTGTCCTTTAACTGTCATTGTAGGGATTAAAAACATGCGCCCCTTTTCCCTTTTCCCCGCCAAGTTACCAGGCGCGAACTACTAGTCCCTAATCCCTCAATCTCCTCGAATATTGCTGCTAGCTATCCTTAATTTTCCAGATAACTTCACTTTTCCTATCGATGAAGTGTAGTTTTTCTCTTGCTTTTTTAGCTGCACCCATGTAATATCTCTGACTATATCCAAATAAATACTATAACTCGATTGATAAACCGTATTTTATTGGGGTGAATGGAATGAATTCGTGGCAGCGTGTTTTCACAAAATCAAGACAAAATCTTTGGCAAGTCACCAGTAGGGTAAGGGTGAATTCGCTCAAAGGCTTTCTGTCACTGATGTTGGTAGGTGTGAGCTTGAGTGTGGCGCTAGCTTCCTGCGCTGGTGGCAATGGAGGGAACTCTGCTGATAACTCCACAGCTAGTCCTGTTGCAGCAAGTAATAACAAGCAAGATGTTGAAATCACCCTCGTTTCTTTTGCCGTTACTAAAGCTGCTCATGATGCAATCATTCCCAAATTTGCAGAAAAGTGGAAGCAAGAGCATAACCAAAACGTCACTTTCAAGCAAAGCTACGGGGGATCGGGTTCGCAAACTCGTGCAGTTATTGATGGTTTGGAAGCAGATGTAGTTCACTTAGCACTTGCTTCAGACACCCAAAAAATTGAGAAAGCAGGATTAATTGAGCCTGGATGGGAAAAAGAAGTCCCTAACAATGCTGTTGTCTCTAGAAGTGTTGCTGCCATAATAACTCGTCCAGGCAACCCCAAAGGCATCAAGGCTTGGTCAGATTTGGCGAAAGACAATATCAAAGTGATTACCGCCGATCCCAAAACTTCGGGTATTGCTCGTTGGAATTTCTTGGCACTGTGGAATTCAGTAATTAAAACGGGGGGAGGAGAAGATAAAGCCCAAGAATTTGTCACTAAAGTATATGGAAATGTGCCAATCCTAACAAAAGATGCTCGTGAAGCGACTGATGCCTTTGCTAAGCAGGGTCAAGGGGATGCTCTAATCAACTATGAAAATGAAGTGATTCTGGCACAACAAAAGGGCGAGAAAGTTGATTATGCGATCCCTGATGTGAATATCTCCATTGATAACCCAATTGCCGTAGTCGATAAGAACGTAGATCGGCACGGTACTCGCGAAGTGGCAGAAGCTTTTGTTAAATACCTGTATACTCCTGAAGCACAACAGGAATTTGCCAAACTGGGATTTAGACCTCTGGATGAAGCAGTAGCACAAAACAAAGAACTTAAGACCCTTGCTGATAAATATCCCAAAGTGAATAATCTGGGAACCGTTCAAGACTACGGTGGCTGGGCTGATGTTGAAAAGAAATTCTTTGAAGATGGAGCAGTTTTTGACCAAATTCAAACAAAAATCAGACGTTAGGCAAGAGTTAGTAGTTAGTGGTTAGTGGTTAATAGACTTCTTGCAGAAGTAGATAAAAGGGTAAAGGGTAAAGGTTAAAGGGGTGTTTTTCCCCTTCCCCCTTCCCCATCTCCCTCTCCCCCACTCTTCATACCTATGACTGTATCCTCTCCTCCATCACCGCCTCAACAAATTACTCCTAGAAATACTCCAGCCTGGAAGTCATTTTTGCGGCAATTAACTGAACTTCCTTGGACATGGCGAATTACCTTGGGATACCTGACAGTGATGTTGATTATCCCAATTGTTGCCATGTTCCTGAAAGCGACAACTAAATCTCCAGCTGAGTTTTGGCGAATTGCTACTAGCCCGATCGCCTTGTCAGCCTACAATGTAACTTTTACCACGTCACTTCTTACTGCCCTGCTCAATGGGGTGTTTGGTACTTTGATTGCCTGGGTTTTGGTTCGCTATGACTTTCCAGGCAAACGATTCATTGACGCCACTGTAGATTTACCATTTGCACTGCCAACGGCAGTAGCAGGTTTAACACTAGCTACAGTTTACAGTGATAATGGCTGGATTGGTTCGCTTTTCGCTCCATTTGGCATCAAGATATCTTTTACTCCTTTAGGTGTAGCAGTGGCGATGATTTTTATCTCGCTGCCTTTTGTAGTGCGGACAGTGCAACCCGTGCTTCAGGAAATGGAAAAGGAAATCGAAGAAGTTGCTTGGTGTTTGGGTGCATCTGAATGGCAAACATTCTGGAAAGTGATTTTACCGCCACTATTTCCAACAATTTTGACGGGTGTAGCCTTGGGTTTCTCCCGTGCGGTTGGGGAGTATGGATCGACGGTGATTATAGCTTCCAATACTCCCTTTAAAGATTTGATTGCACCTGTATTGATTTTCCAACGCTTGGAGCAGTATGACTATTCGGGTGCAACGGTAATTGGCATGGTGTTACTAGTGATTTCCTTGCTGATATTGCTGGGAATTAACTTCTTACAAAATTGGGCAAGAAGATATGACACGAAATGAACAAGCCTCCTTTTCACAACCCCACTTTCATACAACTGAAGCCAATCCAAACAATCAAAAGCGAACCAAGTCAAAGAGTTTCGTTCCTGTAATTTTAATCGGGGTAGCGCTAGGGTATTTAGCATTGATGCTATACATCCCTGCTTTCAATGTTTTCTACCAAGCTTTCAAAAATGGGGCTGGGCCGTTTCTTTCCAACCTGACACAACCAAATTTTATTAGTGCGGCAAAGCTGACAGTATTGCTGGCTGTGATTGCTGTGCCTGCAAATACAGTGTTTGGTTTGTGTGCAGCTTGGGCGATCGCCCGCCATAAATTTCCCGGTCGCACCTTACTATTGAGTATTATTGATCTGCCGTTTTCAATTTCACCCGTCGTTGCTGGTTTAATGATAGTGCTACTTTACGGACGCAATGGATGGTTTGGGGGCTGGTTACAAGATCATGGCATTAAAATTATCTTTGCTTTTCCTGGGATGGTGCTAGCTACAGCGTTTGTCAGTATGCCCTTTGTCGCCCGTGAAGTCATTCCGGTGTTAGAGGAGTTAGGAAGCGATCAGGAAGAAGCAGCGAAAACTCTGGGTGCAAACAACTGGCAGACATTTTGGCGTGTGACTTTGCCAAATATCCGTTGGGGCTTGCTCTACGGTTTGATTTTAACGAATGCCAGAGCAATGGGTGAATTCGGTGCAGTTTCAGTAGTTTCTGGAAACATTGCTGGTAAAACCCAGAGCTTACCTCTATTTGTAGAAGATACTTACAAACAGTATGAAACAGAAGCAGCCTATTCAGCTGCTGTTATATTAGCGCTGCTAGCAGTCGTGACTTTGGTGTTGAAGGGGATCTTAGAACGGAAAACAGGCATCAAATCGAAAGCAGAATAGGAGAATTGAGATTATGGCTTTTCATAACACGCTCACCCATAAACGAATTCGCATCAGAATTCCCAAAAATTATCACCAAGAACCTGTTATTTCTCGCTTAGTTTCTGATTATGGTCTGACTATTAACATTTCTGCTGCCATACTCGGAGCTAATGCCGTTGGTGATGGTTGGTTTGATCTTGATTTACAAGGAAAAAACACACAAATTGATAGTGGTCTAACTTATCTTAAAGACTTGGAACTGGAAATTTGGGAAGATACAAACATTGGTGACTGGTAATTGGTAATTGTTGGTAGTTGATTGTTGATTGTTGGTGGTTCCAAATAACAAACAACACACAACAATCAACAAATATCAATATGTAATTTTTTGGTCTCTTCTATGACTAACTTTAAATCTGCAAAAATTTCCCCAGTCCACACCCGTATTCGAGTACCTCCACATTATCACAGACAACCTGTGATTTCTCGATTAATATCTCGTTATAGCTTAACTGTTAATATCAAAGCGGCATCTCTCACAGAAGGTACTGATCGCTGCGGTTGGTTTGACTTAGAACTTAAAGGAAATCCAGAACAAGTTGTAAATAGCCTCTCCTACTTACAACGAATAGGTGTGGATTTAATGCAAGTGACATTAGCAGGCAGTTTAAACTCCAGTCAATCCTCACAATCTTTCCCAATTTCAAGTGAGAATATTACTCAAAATGAACCAATAGTTTTTACAACCGGATGGGAAACACAAATTTATCCACAAATTTCCAGCAGTCAAACCAATAGGCTGCGCTTGCAACTATGCATCTCGAAAAATCACTATCAGAAACCTGTAATTTCTGAGTTAGTTTCTAGCTATGGGGTAACAGTTAACATTGCTGGTGCGCTGTTAAAACCTGATGTGCAAGATGATGGTTGGTTTGACTTAGAAATATGGGGTAGGCAAGAGCAGCTTTTTTCTAGCTTTAGTTATCTGCAAAATTTTTTTATAAGTTAGTAGGTAGTAGGGACGGGTTTGAATAGATATCTCGTCTTTTGAGCTAAAAAGTTTGATAGCTAAACCCGCCCGTACAGTGGTTAGTGGTTAGTTCTCGTTTGTTTATATCAAGATATCATCACAATTTTATTGCATAAATGAAAATCATAAGTAATCGTAAAAACACAAAAATATTCAAACAATCTCTAGTTACAAAAAATTCAGAAAAAAGCAATATCACTCAAATTCGTCTACGTCTATATATGCCGCAGCGTTACCAACACCAACCAGTAATTTCTCAATTAATTTCAAAGTGTGGTTTAATAGTGAA
Encoded here:
- a CDS encoding class I SAM-dependent methyltransferase produces the protein MSESNLNESVSIDRVVERYGEWTAMSIYLGNDKYTLMPPQVDYRLRRLVQITSDLVGKSLDQLRVLDLACLEGHYGIEFAQHGAEVVGIEIREANLEKARFVKHHLNLNNLHFHQDDVRNLSKEKYGSFDVVICSGILYHLQPPDVFEFVKNIYKVCDRLVLFDTFISIRDDKSVEFEGKTYWGLDYCEHAEGATEEDKKRDLWASINNVSSFWMTEPSLCNLIASVGFTSFYECHIPVMPNNYYSDRKTYVAIKGQPVRVLSSPITDQSPQAEIPEHEPKKVHSAQIKRSPIFRFVKRTFPQPVKNIIKPVLRAVRFLEPDNTPKFLNKQANPSK
- a CDS encoding NIL domain-containing protein, which translates into the protein MTNFKSAKISPVHTRIRVPPHYHRQPVISRLISRYSLTVNIKAASLTEGTDRCGWFDLELKGNPEQVVNSLSYLQRIGVDLMQVTLAGSLNSSQSSQSFPISSENITQNEPIVFTTGWETQIYPQISSSQTNRLRLQLCISKNHYQKPVISELVSSYGVTVNIAGALLKPDVQDDGWFDLEIWGRQEQLFSSFSYLQNFFIS
- a CDS encoding sulfate ABC transporter substrate-binding protein, encoding MNSWQRVFTKSRQNLWQVTSRVRVNSLKGFLSLMLVGVSLSVALASCAGGNGGNSADNSTASPVAASNNKQDVEITLVSFAVTKAAHDAIIPKFAEKWKQEHNQNVTFKQSYGGSGSQTRAVIDGLEADVVHLALASDTQKIEKAGLIEPGWEKEVPNNAVVSRSVAAIITRPGNPKGIKAWSDLAKDNIKVITADPKTSGIARWNFLALWNSVIKTGGGEDKAQEFVTKVYGNVPILTKDAREATDAFAKQGQGDALINYENEVILAQQKGEKVDYAIPDVNISIDNPIAVVDKNVDRHGTREVAEAFVKYLYTPEAQQEFAKLGFRPLDEAVAQNKELKTLADKYPKVNNLGTVQDYGGWADVEKKFFEDGAVFDQIQTKIRR
- a CDS encoding NIL domain-containing protein — encoded protein: MAFHNTLTHKRIRIRIPKNYHQEPVISRLVSDYGLTINISAAILGANAVGDGWFDLDLQGKNTQIDSGLTYLKDLELEIWEDTNIGDW
- the cysT gene encoding sulfate ABC transporter permease subunit CysT, with the protein product MTVSSPPSPPQQITPRNTPAWKSFLRQLTELPWTWRITLGYLTVMLIIPIVAMFLKATTKSPAEFWRIATSPIALSAYNVTFTTSLLTALLNGVFGTLIAWVLVRYDFPGKRFIDATVDLPFALPTAVAGLTLATVYSDNGWIGSLFAPFGIKISFTPLGVAVAMIFISLPFVVRTVQPVLQEMEKEIEEVAWCLGASEWQTFWKVILPPLFPTILTGVALGFSRAVGEYGSTVIIASNTPFKDLIAPVLIFQRLEQYDYSGATVIGMVLLVISLLILLGINFLQNWARRYDTK
- a CDS encoding NIL domain-containing protein — its product is MKIISNRKNTKIFKQSLVTKNSEKSNITQIRLRLYMPQRYQHQPVISQLISKCGLIVNITGAILEKHTGDEGCFDVEIRGTVSQISCGLTYLESLNLKILGKPNVDGDSWYC
- the cysW gene encoding sulfate ABC transporter permease subunit CysW, which produces MTRNEQASFSQPHFHTTEANPNNQKRTKSKSFVPVILIGVALGYLALMLYIPAFNVFYQAFKNGAGPFLSNLTQPNFISAAKLTVLLAVIAVPANTVFGLCAAWAIARHKFPGRTLLLSIIDLPFSISPVVAGLMIVLLYGRNGWFGGWLQDHGIKIIFAFPGMVLATAFVSMPFVAREVIPVLEELGSDQEEAAKTLGANNWQTFWRVTLPNIRWGLLYGLILTNARAMGEFGAVSVVSGNIAGKTQSLPLFVEDTYKQYETEAAYSAAVILALLAVVTLVLKGILERKTGIKSKAE